In a genomic window of Nodosilinea sp. PGN35:
- a CDS encoding sulfate ABC transporter substrate-binding protein produces the protein MTSPRKPQGQGGQSQPSILSQLRRGLGSKAVSRRSALLFVAGLSLSGAIAGCGGGGNQATTGEGNQAAAPETIDITLVSYAVTEAAYSKIIPLFVEKWKEETGQTVRFDQSYGGSGSQTRAVIDGLEADVVALALAADTLQIQDAGLIEPGWESETPTGDGIVHKSVGVIVTRDGNPKNIQDWADLARDDVTFVTANPKTSGGARWNYLALWGSISETGGTDEAAQEFVTQAFANVPVLPKDAREATDVFFTQNQGDALINYENEVILAAQQGNTLPYVIPQDNISIDNPVAVVDSYVDQRGTREVAEAFVAFLFTPEAQREFAKVGFRPVEESVAEEFADDFPEVSNLFTVDAFGGWGEIRSQHFADGGIFDQIQTAIARR, from the coding sequence ATGACGTCACCTCGTAAACCCCAGGGCCAGGGTGGCCAAAGCCAGCCCAGTATCCTGTCTCAGCTGCGCCGTGGTCTGGGGAGTAAAGCTGTTTCTCGGCGGTCGGCACTGCTGTTTGTAGCGGGGTTGAGCCTGTCTGGGGCGATCGCCGGCTGCGGTGGCGGTGGCAACCAGGCCACCACTGGCGAAGGTAACCAGGCTGCCGCGCCAGAGACCATCGACATCACCCTGGTCAGCTACGCTGTGACCGAAGCCGCCTACAGCAAAATCATTCCGCTGTTTGTGGAGAAATGGAAAGAAGAAACCGGCCAGACCGTGCGCTTTGACCAGAGCTACGGCGGCTCCGGCAGCCAGACCCGCGCCGTAATCGACGGCCTGGAGGCCGACGTGGTGGCCCTGGCCCTGGCGGCTGACACCCTACAAATTCAAGATGCCGGGCTGATTGAACCCGGCTGGGAAAGCGAAACCCCAACCGGCGACGGCATTGTTCACAAATCGGTAGGGGTGATCGTCACCCGTGATGGCAACCCCAAAAACATTCAGGATTGGGCTGACCTCGCCCGCGACGACGTTACCTTTGTCACCGCCAACCCCAAGACCTCCGGCGGTGCCCGCTGGAACTACCTGGCCCTGTGGGGTTCAATCTCGGAAACCGGCGGCACCGACGAGGCGGCCCAGGAATTTGTCACCCAAGCCTTTGCCAACGTGCCGGTGCTGCCCAAGGACGCCCGCGAGGCCACGGACGTGTTCTTTACCCAAAATCAGGGAGATGCCCTGATCAACTACGAAAACGAGGTGATCCTGGCGGCCCAGCAGGGAAATACCCTGCCCTACGTAATTCCCCAGGACAATATCTCGATTGATAACCCGGTGGCGGTAGTGGATTCCTACGTGGATCAGCGGGGTACCCGCGAAGTGGCCGAGGCGTTTGTGGCCTTTCTGTTTACCCCCGAGGCCCAGCGGGAGTTTGCCAAGGTGGGCTTTCGTCCGGTAGAAGAATCGGTGGCTGAGGAGTTTGCCGATGACTTCCCCGAGGTCAGCAACCTGTTCACCGTGGATGCCTTTGGCGGCTGGGGCGAGATTCGCTCTCAGCACTTCGCCGACGGCGGCATCTTTGATCAGATCCAGACTGCGATCGCCCGCCGCTAA
- the cysT gene encoding sulfate ABC transporter permease subunit CysT — translation MTLAAADLRGPNQPKNVLAKISIPWIVVFAHLFIILLFPLLALLLQAIVLNPAQFWALATTPIALSTYNITFGTATVAAIVNMLAGTLTAWVLVRYQFPGKRFLDGIIDLPFALPTAVAGITLATIYNQSGWIGQFFAPFGIQIAFSRVGVAIAMIFVSLPFVVRTVQPVLQEVEPTIEEAAWSLGASRFQTFWKVILPPIIPAILTGTAQAFARAVGEFGSVVLVAANVPFQDLIAPVLVFQRLEGADIPGATVIGLVLLLISLVLLLIINLLQAWGRRYDV, via the coding sequence ATGACTCTTGCCGCCGCAGATCTCCGAGGGCCAAACCAGCCCAAAAATGTGTTGGCAAAGATCTCTATTCCCTGGATAGTGGTCTTTGCCCATCTGTTTATTATTCTGCTGTTTCCGCTGCTGGCCCTGCTGCTGCAGGCGATCGTGCTCAACCCGGCGCAGTTTTGGGCGCTGGCCACCACTCCCATTGCCCTATCGACCTACAACATCACCTTTGGCACGGCCACCGTGGCGGCGATCGTCAACATGCTGGCGGGCACCCTCACCGCCTGGGTGCTGGTGCGCTATCAGTTTCCCGGCAAGCGGTTTTTAGACGGCATCATCGATCTGCCCTTTGCCCTGCCCACGGCGGTGGCGGGCATTACCCTGGCCACCATCTACAACCAGAGCGGCTGGATTGGGCAGTTTTTTGCCCCCTTCGGCATTCAGATTGCTTTTAGCCGGGTTGGGGTGGCGATCGCCATGATCTTTGTCTCTCTGCCCTTTGTGGTGCGCACCGTACAGCCCGTTCTGCAAGAGGTCGAGCCCACCATTGAAGAGGCCGCCTGGTCCCTGGGGGCCTCCCGGTTCCAAACCTTTTGGAAGGTGATTTTGCCCCCGATCATTCCAGCCATCTTGACCGGCACCGCCCAGGCCTTTGCCCGCGCCGTGGGCGAATTCGGCTCAGTGGTACTGGTGGCCGCCAACGTTCCGTTTCAGGATTTGATTGCACCAGTGCTGGTGTTTCAAAGGCTTGAAGGGGCAGATATTCCAGGGGCTACAGTAATTGGACTGGTGCTGCTGCTGATTTCGCTGGTTTTGCTGCTCATTATCAACCTGCTACAGGCATGGGGTCGCCGCTATGACGTTTAA
- the cysW gene encoding sulfate ABC transporter permease subunit CysW, with protein sequence MTFNLDTQAPAVEQEISPKAPQDWAKIGLILLVFAFFTVILIVPVIYVFVGAFSNGLPGFLGTLSSREFLNALRLTLMAVAVAVPLNVIFGLCAALVLARKSFRGRTFLLSVIDLPFSISPVVAGLMLVSLYGRQGLLNPVLQALDLRIIFAFPGIALATILGGMPFVAREVIPVLEEIGDEEEEAAKTLGASSWQTFWRVTLPAIRWALGYGIILTTARAMGEFGSIAVVSSNLIGRTQTLTLFVDSSYRNYDSQGAFATAVVLAGLAAFTLVIKQLLEHLYTKRYKAE encoded by the coding sequence ATGACGTTTAACCTAGACACACAAGCCCCGGCTGTGGAGCAGGAAATCAGCCCCAAAGCTCCCCAGGACTGGGCCAAGATTGGGCTGATTTTGCTGGTGTTTGCCTTCTTCACCGTAATTTTGATCGTGCCCGTCATCTATGTATTTGTGGGAGCCTTCAGCAACGGGCTGCCGGGCTTTCTTGGCACCCTATCAAGCCGTGAGTTCCTCAATGCCCTGCGGCTGACGCTGATGGCGGTGGCGGTGGCCGTACCCCTAAACGTGATCTTTGGCCTCTGCGCCGCCCTTGTGCTTGCCCGCAAGAGCTTTCGAGGCCGCACCTTTTTGCTTAGCGTCATTGACCTGCCCTTTTCGATCTCGCCAGTGGTGGCGGGCCTGATGCTGGTGTCGCTTTACGGTCGCCAGGGGCTGCTCAACCCGGTGTTGCAGGCCCTCGATTTGCGAATTATTTTCGCCTTTCCCGGTATCGCCCTGGCCACAATTTTGGGCGGCATGCCCTTTGTCGCCCGAGAGGTGATTCCGGTGCTAGAGGAAATCGGGGATGAGGAAGAGGAAGCCGCCAAAACCCTGGGGGCCAGCAGCTGGCAGACCTTCTGGCGGGTCACCCTACCCGCCATTCGCTGGGCGCTGGGCTACGGTATCATTCTCACCACCGCCCGGGCCATGGGCGAATTCGGCTCCATTGCGGTAGTGTCCAGCAACCTGATTGGCCGTACCCAAACCCTCACCCTGTTTGTCGATAGCTCCTATCGCAACTACGACTCCCAGGGTGCCTTTGCCACGGCGGTGGTACTCGCTGGCCTGGCCGCTTTCACCCTGGTGATCAAGCAATTACTAGAACATCTCTACACCAAGCGCTACAAGGCGGAATAG
- a CDS encoding NIL domain-containing protein: MASVSPGYGLDALHREDPASLVQTQVKIRIPKERHPDPVISNLINRYGLKVNILGALLGANGQEDGWFDLAIEGRAATIHEALLDLVELDADLWFNTDADDGH; encoded by the coding sequence ATGGCATCTGTATCCCCCGGCTATGGGCTGGACGCCCTGCACCGCGAAGACCCCGCCAGCCTGGTGCAAACCCAGGTCAAAATCCGCATTCCCAAAGAGCGGCACCCCGACCCGGTGATCTCGAACCTGATCAACCGCTATGGCCTCAAGGTGAATATCCTCGGGGCCCTGCTGGGGGCCAACGGCCAAGAGGACGGCTGGTTTGACCTGGCGATTGAGGGTCGCGCCGCCACCATCCACGAAGCCCTGCTGGATCTGGTGGAATTGGACGCAGATCTATGGTTTAACACCGACGCCGACGATGGTCACTGA
- a CDS encoding ATP-binding protein, which yields MGYKSAGLDKTRMAVLGQAIAVLSTLQTDNPLSIDRLIAFIAEQDPLLVNAIGVLDPKHCKKLAEDLQTLSLMAGHLFNPQCEQLSTEQLLTWSHPQKTRLSVINLGSLGDNANILFWVSQFLLNLNRYAQRHPYGQLQAVVLFDEADLYLPAQGKPSTKEPMESLLKRAHSAGLGILLATQSPGDLDYKCRDQISSVEGDDGGLVMGWAKHGSLSDHRRRRC from the coding sequence ATGGGCTATAAGTCGGCGGGGCTAGACAAAACTCGGATGGCGGTTTTGGGGCAGGCGATCGCCGTGCTCAGCACTCTCCAGACCGACAATCCCCTGAGCATCGACCGGCTGATTGCATTTATTGCCGAGCAAGATCCACTACTGGTCAATGCGATCGGGGTGTTAGACCCGAAGCACTGCAAAAAGCTGGCGGAAGACCTCCAGACCCTCAGCCTGATGGCCGGGCACCTCTTCAATCCTCAGTGCGAACAACTCTCCACCGAGCAGCTGTTGACCTGGTCTCACCCCCAGAAGACCCGGCTATCGGTGATCAACCTGGGCAGCCTGGGCGATAACGCCAACATTCTATTTTGGGTGTCGCAGTTTTTGCTTAACCTCAACCGCTATGCCCAGCGGCACCCGTATGGCCAGCTCCAGGCGGTGGTGTTGTTTGATGAGGCCGATCTGTATCTGCCCGCCCAGGGCAAACCCTCCACCAAAGAGCCCATGGAAAGCCTGTTGAAGCGAGCCCACTCCGCCGGGCTGGGCATTTTGCTTGCCACCCAAAGCCCCGGCGACCTGGACTACAAGTGTCGAGATCAAATCTCGTCTGTCGAGGGCGATGATGGTGGCCTGGTGATGGGTTGGGCAAAACATGGCAGTCTCAGTGACCATCGTCGGCGTCGGTGTTAA
- a CDS encoding DUF4058 family protein, with the protein MASPFPGMDPYLEQATFWSEFHSRLIVAIADALAPSLLPQYYVAVETRTYIDGTTEELLVGIPDAVVLSTPAPAAPAKPETVGAGVATTVRPQSVILPMPLEVKERYLEIREAGSNAVIAVIEVLSPMNKQPGEGRRIHNAKRQTVLGSASHLVEIDLLRAYDPMAMHPIDTGAASTAQYRILVSRSEYRPRADLYKFSLREPIPEFPLPLKAPGEQVIVDLQPLVNGIYVRSGYGIRVDYQAPVPPPAPSAEEQAWVKELLHSR; encoded by the coding sequence ATGGCATCCCCCTTTCCAGGCATGGATCCTTATTTAGAACAGGCTACTTTTTGGTCAGAGTTCCACAGCCGATTGATTGTGGCGATCGCCGATGCTCTGGCCCCTAGCCTGCTGCCGCAATACTACGTGGCGGTTGAGACTCGCACCTATATCGATGGCACCACTGAGGAATTACTGGTGGGGATTCCAGACGCAGTTGTGTTGTCTACCCCAGCCCCAGCAGCCCCGGCTAAACCTGAGACGGTTGGTGCTGGGGTGGCAACGACGGTGCGGCCTCAGTCTGTGATTTTGCCCATGCCGCTGGAGGTCAAAGAGCGCTATCTAGAGATTCGAGAGGCCGGGAGTAATGCGGTGATTGCGGTAATTGAGGTGCTATCACCGATGAATAAGCAACCGGGCGAAGGCCGCAGGATCCATAACGCGAAGCGGCAAACGGTCTTGGGCAGTGCCTCCCACCTGGTGGAAATAGATTTGCTGCGGGCCTACGACCCCATGGCAATGCACCCGATAGATACAGGGGCGGCATCGACCGCTCAGTATCGCATTTTGGTGAGTCGCTCAGAGTACCGCCCTCGGGCCGATCTCTATAAATTCTCCCTGCGGGAACCGATTCCTGAGTTTCCGCTACCGCTGAAAGCACCGGGGGAGCAGGTGATCGTTGACTTGCAGCCGCTGGTAAACGGCATTTATGTACGCAGTGGGTACGGCATTCGGGTAGATTATCAAGCCCCGGTGCCACCACCAGCCCCATCAGCGGAGGAGCAGGCTTGGGTGAAGGAGCTATTGCACAGCCGCTAA
- a CDS encoding DUF4258 domain-containing protein: MDYQRIVFSGHAIKQMFQRQIGRDEVKAVLEHGEVIAEYPDDRPYPSYLMLGIVNQRPIHAVVARDVETQTIFVVTVYEPDEDLWQADFKTRKKYELCNL, encoded by the coding sequence GTGGACTATCAGAGGATCGTTTTTTCAGGCCATGCTATTAAGCAAATGTTTCAGCGCCAAATTGGCCGAGACGAGGTGAAAGCAGTTTTAGAGCATGGGGAAGTGATTGCTGAATACCCTGATGATCGTCCTTATCCCAGCTACCTGATGCTGGGCATAGTCAATCAGCGCCCGATTCATGCTGTGGTGGCAAGGGATGTAGAAACGCAAACGATATTTGTTGTAACTGTCTATGAGCCAGATGAAGACCTGTGGCAAGCTGACTTCAAAACTCGGAAAAAGTATGAACTGTGTAATCTGTAA
- a CDS encoding type II toxin-antitoxin system MqsA family antitoxin, which translates to MNCVICKQGTTQAGLVTVTLEREGAIVVFKRVPAEVCDNCGEYYLSDEVTGKLLERAEAAIASGAEVEIRGYAA; encoded by the coding sequence ATGAACTGTGTAATCTGTAAACAAGGTACGACTCAAGCTGGCCTGGTTACGGTCACCCTAGAGCGGGAAGGGGCAATTGTCGTGTTTAAGCGGGTGCCTGCGGAGGTTTGCGACAACTGCGGCGAATATTACCTCAGCGATGAGGTGACTGGGAAATTGCTGGAACGGGCAGAGGCAGCGATCGCCAGTGGTGCCGAGGTTGAGATCCGAGGTTATGCCGCTTGA
- a CDS encoding type II toxin-antitoxin system RelE/ParE family toxin has protein sequence MRRIVVSAPARLDLREQFAYLAESDFDKALQFFDATRQTFADLARMPGVGSPYPSEKERLRDLRKWHVKGFNRFLIFYRVNDEAIEIVRVLYGAQDIRSLLERDG, from the coding sequence ATGCGGCGGATTGTTGTTTCAGCTCCGGCCCGTCTAGATTTGCGAGAGCAGTTTGCTTACCTAGCGGAAAGCGATTTTGATAAGGCGCTTCAGTTTTTTGATGCAACGCGGCAAACTTTTGCTGATTTGGCCCGAATGCCGGGAGTTGGCAGCCCTTACCCTAGCGAGAAGGAACGACTCAGGGATCTGCGCAAGTGGCATGTGAAAGGTTTCAACCGTTTCCTAATTTTCTATCGCGTTAACGATGAGGCAATTGAGATTGTCAGAGTTCTCTATGGGGCTCAAGATATTCGTAGCCTGCTCGAAAGAGACGGATAA
- a CDS encoding type II toxin-antitoxin system ParD family antitoxin, producing MSNISISLPDDVQAYVNEQVARVGYRSASEYFLALVQRDRQREQAKETLDDLLIEGLDSLDRQEGIEATDDWWEQERQDLSKTYQEQ from the coding sequence ATGAGCAATATCAGCATTTCCTTACCCGATGATGTGCAGGCCTATGTAAACGAGCAGGTTGCCCGAGTCGGCTATCGGTCTGCGAGTGAGTATTTTCTGGCCCTGGTGCAGCGAGACCGGCAGCGAGAGCAGGCAAAAGAGACTCTAGATGATTTGTTGATAGAAGGACTGGATAGCTTAGATCGCCAGGAAGGCATTGAAGCTACGGACGATTGGTGGGAGCAGGAGCGGCAAGACCTGAGCAAGACCTATCAGGAACAGTAA